From a region of the Vanrija pseudolonga chromosome 2, complete sequence genome:
- the ESCO2 gene encoding N-acetyltransferase ESCO2 — protein sequence METRPPRRTYGKRNTAPAAPSSFDSPPKAGPGPSSLLPRTPPPSSPLGARASSSRKRVRDSSPSPNTLSMPPSPPPSSPTRTAPLARLDTNRQSTLLGFFGPVPKKRRDAASAAAPSAPAPTKLTQLHFAAGLRTCTDCAMSYVRGGDDEAVHARHHARVTAGIPWDGRGRSKVVRDRVAFAGGTLRVIEVDASVAGVRVDDILATVDTVLSAPALPPAIRERCKLFLAVTASPAPVKQGAKRARPIAPPGKNRERVVGVVVAQPIKWAMRVLRDGEEGEGVVDSGGGVMCDPQRLPTPLGIHRLFTVPAFRGHGLAQLLLDAAAANTVYGCTFDPRAGEVAFSQPTESGRKTMGKWGGGAVRVFVDDESQL from the exons ATGGAGACGAG GCCCCCGCGCAGGACGTACGGGAAGCGCAAcaccgcgccggccgcgccgtcgtcgttcgaCTCGCCACCCAAGGCAGGCCCGGGGCCATCCAGCCTCCTTcctcgcacgccgccgccgtcgtcgcccctcggcgcgcgtgcaTCCAGCTCGAGGAAACGCGTCCGCGAttcatcaccatcaccaaATACCCTCTCCATGCCCCCATCACCACCTCCATCCAGCccgacgcgcacggcgcCCCTCGCGCGCTTAGACACGAATCGGCAGTCGaccctcctcggcttcttTGGGCCAGTGCCCAAGAAGCGCCGTGATGCAGCTTCCGCAGCAGCTCCGAGTGCACCCGCGCCGACCAAGCTCACGCAGCTCCACTTCGCCGCAGGCCTGCGCACATGCACCGACTGCGCCATGTCGtacgtgcgcggcggcgacgacgaggcggtgcaCGCGCGGCACCACGCGCGCGTGACGGCCGGCATCCCCTGGGACGGGCGCGGCCGATCCAAGGTCGTGCGGGACCGCGTCGCGTTTGCAGGCGGGACACTGCGCGtgatcgaggtcgacgcgtcggttgccggcgtgcgcgtcgacgacatcctCGCAACGGTCGACACGGTGCTCTCTGCCCCAGCACTGCCCCCAGCCATCCGCGAGCGCTGTAAGCTGTTCCTTGCCGTCACGGCGTCTCCCGCACCAGTCAAGCAGGGCGCCAAACGAGCCCGCCCAATAGCCCCGCCGGGGAAGAACcgtgagcgcgtcgtcggcgtggtcgtcgcccAGCCGATCAAGTGGGCGATGCGCGTCCTTCGagatggcgaggaaggcgaagGTGTTGTCGacagtggtggtggagtCATGTGCGA TCCTCAACGACTACCGACCCCACTCGGTATCCACCGCCTGTTCACCGTCCCCGCCTTCCGTGGTCACGGtctcgcccagctcctcctcgacgccgccgccgccaacaccgTTTACGGGTGTACCTTTGACCCACgagccggcgaggtcgccttCTCCCAACCGACAGAGAGCGGCCGCAAGACGATGGGCAAGTGGGGTGGCGGAGCCGTCCGCGTctttgtcgacgacgagagccaACTTTGA
- the FUMR gene encoding Fumarate hydratase, mitochondrial encodes MISQVSIRSTSASLRAIPRVSCNFSSTAIMAEQKYREERDTFGPLQVPANRYWGAQTQRSLLNFDIGGPTERMPPPLIKAFGVLKKAAAHVNQGYGLKPEIADAISRASDDVISGKLIDEFPLVVFQTGSGTQTNMNVNEVISNRAIELLGGELGSKKPVHPNDHVNMSQSSNDTFPTAMHVAAVVEIRSNLIPALTELRNALEVKREAFDKIIKIGRTHLQDATPLTLGQEFSGYVTQLTRGIERVEGTLKHLSQLAQGGTAVGTGLNTKKGFDVKVADEISKITGFPFETNPNKFEGLAAHDAIVEASGALNVIAVSLFKIANDIRYLGSGPRCGLGELELPENEPGSSIMPGKVNPTQCEALTMVAAQVMGNNMTISVAGSQGQFELNVFKPVLIKNLLQSIRLLADGSRSFTKNCVVGIKANEKKISQIMNESLMLATCLNSVLGYDDVAAIAKNAHKKGITLRESALESGKITGEEFDKRVRPELMLGPDEV; translated from the exons ATGATCTCGCAGGTCTCTATCCGTTCAACGTCGGCTTCG CTCCGCGCCATCCCCCGCGTTTCCTGCAACTTCTCGTCTACCGCAATCATGGCTGAGCAGAAGTACCGTGAGGAGCGCGACACGTTCGGCCCTCTCCAGGTGCCCGCCAACCGCTACTGGGGTGCCCAGACCCAGCGTTCGCTCCTCAACTTTGACATTGGTGGCCCCACTGAGCGCATGCCCCCTCCCCTCATCAAGGCGTTTGGTGTCCTCAAGAAGGCTGCCGCCCACGTCAACCAGGGCTACGGCCTCAAGCCCGAGATTGCCGACGCCATCTCGCGCGCGTCCGACGATGTCATCTCGGGCAAGCTCATCGACGAGttccccctcgtcgtcttccagACCGGCTCGGGCACCCAGACCAACATGAACGTCAACGAGGTCATCTCGAACCGTGCCattgagctccttggcggTGAGCTCGGCTCCAAGAAGCCCGTCCACCCCAACGACCACGTCAACATGTCGCAGTCGTCCAACGACACCTTCCCCACTGCCATGCACGTTGCCGCTGTTGTTGAGATCCGCTCCAACCTCATCCCCGCCCTTACCGAGCTCCGCAACGCCCTCGAggtcaagcgcgaggcgttCGACAAGATCATCAAGATCGGCCGTACCCACCTCCAGGACGCTACTcccctcaccctcggccaGGAGTTCTCGGGCTACGTTACCCAGCTCACCCGCGGCattgagcgtgtcgagggcACCCTCAAGCACCTTTCGCAGCTCGCCCAGGGTGGTACTGCTGTCGGCACC GGCCTGAACACCAAGAAGGGCTTTGACgtcaaggtcgccgacgagatctCCAAGATCACCGGCTTCCCCTTCGAGACCAACCCCAACAAG TTCGAGGGTCTTGCCGCCCACGACGCCATTGTTGAGGCCTCGGGTGCCCTCAACGTTATTGCCGTTTCGCTCTTCAAGATCGCCAACGACATCCGTTACCTCGGCTCGGGACCCCGCTGTGGTCTtggtgagctcgagctccccGAGAACGAGCCCGGATCGTCGATCATGCCCGGCAAGGTCAACCCCACCCAGTGCGAGGCCCTTACCATGGTCGCCGCTCAGGTCATGGGCAACAACATGACCATCTCGGTCGCTGGCTCGCAGGGCCAGTTCGAGCTCAACGTCTTCAAGCCTGTTCTCATCAA GAACCTCCTCCAGTCCAtccgcctcctcgctgacggctcgcgctcgttcACCAAGAACTGCGTTGTCGGCATCAAGGCCAACGAGAAGAAGATCTCGCAGATCATGAACGAGTCGCTCATGCTTGCCACGTGCCTCAACTCGGTTCTCGGCTACGACGACGTTGCCGCCATTGCCAAGAACGCCCACAAGAAGGGCATCACCCTCCGCGAGTCGGCCCTCGAGTCGGGCAAGATCACCGGCGAGGAGTTCGACAAGCGTGTCCGCCCTGAGC TCATGCTCGGCCCCGACGAGGTGTAA
- the asaE_2 gene encoding MFS transporter asaE — MTERTVSTDSSPTLANEAAKVVDDKFDKVDTANLDKEKSPSLEPPTPAPTHSPPPDGGREAWLVILSTALVLFTMFGLMTSFGQLMLYYMEHQLRNSSKSDIAWISSVQGGVMFMGSTLSGRVFDVYGTKWLVRIGTTSSFAALIAIAFCKEYYQFMLAHLFFGLAGAFVYSPCTAIAGHWFAKRRSTAMGVILAGTGLAGVLYPIVLARLFARFSFRDSMLIVAGINALLMAPSWVWMKARLPPKTPPPWADLLKPWREPPYAFLAAGAALVMLNWFTPYFQAPLYTSASGLEAKYTTYAVTLVQAGATVGRLGGGILADHFGAWRMFFAFGTATAVSLFAFWTVFPTPTPVAVIGLVSYGLTSGAYVTLVAGACATVSPLPELGMRMGMVWTLGGAMSLVGPAISGQLIERAGGRFTYAAIWAGCTILAGVWIANAPKILLVARRVFGSRKEEQQSPA; from the exons ATGACAGAACGCACAGTATCTAccgactcgtcgccgacgctcgccaacgaggcggccaaggtcgTTGACGACAAATtcgacaaggtcgacaccgccaacctcgacaaggagaagTCTCCCTCCCTTgaaccacccacccccgcccccacccactccCCACCCCCCGACGGAGGCCGCGAAGCATGGCTCGTGATCCTCTCGACCGCGCTGGTCCTCTTCACCATGTTCGGCCTCATGACGTCGTTTGGCCAGTTGATGCTGTATTACATGGAGCACCAGCTGCGCAACTCGTCCAAATCGGACATTGC ctGGATCTCGTCGGTCCAAGGCGGCGTCATGTTCATGGGCTCGACACTCTCTGGCCGCGTGTTCGACGTGTATGGCACCAAGTGGCTCGTGCGGATCggcacgacgagctcctTTGCGGCCTTGATCGCCATTGCCT TCTGTAAAGAATACTACCAGTTCATGCTCGCGCACCTCTTCTTCGGGCTCGCAGGCGCGTTCGTCTATTCGCCATGTACCGCGATCGCAGGGCACTGGTTTGCCAagcggcgctcgacggcgatggGCGTCATTCTTGCGGGCACAGGGCTCGCAGGCGTGCTGTACCCCATTGTGCTCGCGCGGCTGTTCGCGCGCTTCTCGTTCCGCGACTCGATGCTCATCGTCGCTGGGATCAACGCTCTGCTGATGGCGCCCAGCTGGGTATGGATGAAggcccgcctgccgcccaagacgccgccgccgtgggccGACCTCCTCAAGCCGTGGCGCGAGCCGCCGTACGCCttcctcgcggccggcgccgcgctcgtcatgCTCAACTGGTTCACGCCGTACTTCCAGGCGCCGCTGTACACGTCCGCGTCgggcctcgaggccaagtACACCACGTACGCCGTCACGCTTGTgcaggccggcgcgacggtcgggcggctcggcggcgggatCCTCGCGGACCACTTTGGCGCGTGGCGCATGTTCTTCGCGTTTGGCACCGCCACGGCCGTGTCGCTTTTCGCCTTCTGGACAGTCTTCCCCACCCCGACGCCGGTCGCGGTCATCGGGCTGGTCAGCTACGGCCTCACGTCCGGCGCGTACGTCACGCTTGTGGCTGGCGCATGTGCGACCGTGTCGCCCTTACCCGAGCTCGGCATGCGCATGGGCATGGTGTGgaccctcggcggcgccatgtccctcgtcggccccgcCATCTCGGGCCAGCTcatcgagcgcgccggcggccgcttCACGTACGCTGCCATCTGGGCCGGGTGCACCATCCTCGCCGGGGTGTGGATCGCCAACGCGCCCAAGATTCTCcttgtcgcgcgccgtgtgtTTGGCAGCAGgaaggaggagcagcagtCGCCGGCGTAA
- the agaB34_1 gene encoding Endo-1,4-beta-xylanase A, with protein sequence MTPLDNSDGTNGRDAPYYCLDVKDGSYGNGTPIQLYVCYNDNENQKWFVDRTFATDVGAISPWAHHELCLDAGTNPGDGSKVKIWQCYDGLPQQTWRRVSVYGVGYSLKIKGTSEWRRRRRRRAMTKLTDPLDLCLDATNGGFYNGNQLQVWTCGIGNRNQLFDYRIRPHSNLNFCVDAGSNPRDGSKVHIWQCYPGLLQQTWYNEFVPTSNFGYTRYRLNGTNLCLDVTDGNFANGQQLQVWSSSAESCTSISANAQADPGDPPRIPYQFRADAAGTKPPHPGYCLDLKDGVQANGTPVQLWQCSTGNRNQLWDHQYDLYTIRPYGRPDLCLDAGTNPQDGSKVKVWQCYPGLLQQSWEWFGSRQGFGRKLNGTNLCLDVTDGNFANGTPLQVWKCYTGSKNQWIQSHPVPVPY encoded by the exons ATGACCCCTCTGGACAATAGCGAT GGCACGAACGGCCGCGATGCCCCCTACTACTGCCTCGATGTGAAGGACGGCAGCTACGGGAACGGGACCCCGATCCAGCTGTACGTT TGCTACAATGACAACGAGAACCAGAAATGGTTCGTGGACCGCACCTTCGCCACAGACGTAGGAGCCATCAGCCCCTGGGCGCACCACGAGCtctgcctcgacgccggcaccaACCCGGGAGACGGGAGCAAGGTCAAGATCTGGCAGTGCTACGATGGGCTCCCTCAGCAGACTTGGAGGCGCGTGTCGGTCTACGGGGTTGGCTACAGCCTCAAGATCAAGGGTACcagtgagtggcggcggcggcggcggcgaagggcCATGACCAAGCTGACTGATCCTTTAGACCTCTGCCTCGACGCCACCAATGGAGGTTTCTACAACGGTAACCAGCTCCAGGTGTGGACCTGTGGCATTGGGAACCGCAACCAGCTCTTCGACTACAGG ATCCGCCCGCACTCCAACCTCAACTTCtgtgtcgacgccggctcgAACCCGCGCGACGGGAGCAAGGTCCACATCTGGCAGTGCTACCCGGGCCTGCTCCAGCAGACGTGGTACAACGAGTTTGTGCCCACCAGCAACTTTGGCTACACGCGGTACAGGCTCAATGGGACCA ACCTTTGCCTCGATGTCACCGACGGTAACTTTGCCAATGGCCAGCAGCTCCAGGTGTGGTC AAGTTCGGCCGAATCGTGTACGAGTA tCTCCGCCAACGCCCAGGCTGACCCCGGAGACCCGCCTCGCATCCCGTACCAGTTCCGCGCGGACGCGGCCGGCACGAAGCCGCCTCACCCGGGATACTGcctcgacctcaaggacggcgtCCAGGCCAACGGCACCCCGGTGCAGCT GTGGCAGTGCTCCACGGGGAACAGGAACCAGCTCTGGGACCACCAGTACGACCTGTACACTATCCGCCCGTACGGCCGCCCCGACCtctgcctcgacgccggcacgaACCCGCAAGACGGGAGCAAGGTCAAGGTATGGCAGTGCTACCCCGGCCTGCTGCAGCAGAGCTGGGAGTGGTTCGGGTCCAGGCAGGGCTTTGGGCGCAAGCTCAACGGCACCAACCTCTGCCTCGACGTCACGGACGGCAACTTTGCCAACGGCACGCCGCTGCAGGTGTGGAAGTGCTACACGGGCAGCAAGAACCAGTGGATCCAGTCCCACCCCGTGCCTGTCCCATACTGA
- the agaB34_1 gene encoding Beta-agarase AgaB34, producing the protein MVFITTALLTLLASTMVLAAPAAPATPAQLVEERAGAPSNFKIFAGLNPYSPKPQTFVVDVKDGNFANGTPLQLWQSYPGNPNQVFDFSQLPTIRPVGHTNLCLDAGSNPTDGSRVHLWQCYDGLPQQAWEQVSRDRFSKYLKLKNAELCLDVTDGNWANGNELQVWSCGQYNINQQFQAGSA; encoded by the exons ATGGTCTTCATCACCACggccctcctcaccctcctcgcttCGACGATGGTCCTCGCGGCCCCTGCGGCCCCCGCCACCCCTgctcagctcgtcgaggagcgcgctggTGCCCCCAGCAACTTCAAGATCTTCGCCGGCCTGAACCCTTACAGCCCCAAGCCCCAGACgttcgtcgtcgacgtcaaggacggcaaCTTTGCCAACGGCACCCCGCTCCAGCT CTGGCAGTCGTACCCGGGCAACCCCAACCAGGTCTTCGACTTCTCGCAGCTCCCGACCATTCGTCCCGTGGGCCACACGAACCTTtgtctcgacgccggcagcaACCCCACGGACGGCAGCCGCGTGCACCTGTGGCAGTGCTACGATGGCCTTCCGCAGCAGGCTTGGGAGCAGGTTTCGAGGGACCGTTTCTCCAAGTACCTCAAGCTCAAGAATGCTG AGCTCTGCCTCGACGTCACCGATGGCAACTGGGCCAATGGCAACGAGCTCCAGGTCTGGAGCTGCGGCCAGTACAACATCAACCAGCAGTTCCAGGCCGGCTCGGCGTAA
- the agaB34_1 gene encoding Endo-1,4-beta-xylanase A, with the protein MSFFTTAILAVLASTALAAPVQPIKRAGAPTLYNIVAGQDGNNPGGDTTYVVDVTDGVLANGTPLQIWESFPGNDNQVFDLGTLPTIRPHGDNTLCLDAGEHPADGSRVHLWQCYDGLTQQAWTTINKDGFSLLKLRDWDLCLDVTDGNFADGTELQVWTCYDYSGDYSPNQRWQVPLAQWEFEGGLGGSRSTNTIPSHLTSTTWYVAEPHHYIIYL; encoded by the exons ATGTCCTTCTTCACTACTGCCatcctcgctgtcctcgcctcgaccgccCTCGCGGCTCCTGTCCAGCCCATTAAGCGCGCTGGTGCCCCCACCCTCTACAACATCGTCGCCGGCCAGGACGGCAACAACCCTGGTGGCGACACCACTTACGTTGTCGATGTCAccgacggcgtcctcgccaacGGCACCCCTCTCCAGAT CTGGGAGTCGTTCCCCGGCAACGACAACCAGGTCTTCGACCTTGGCACGCTCCCCACGATCCGCCCGCACGGCGACAACACCCtctgcctcgacgccggtgaacaccccgccgacggcagccGTGTCCACCTCTGGCAGTGCTACGACGGCCTCACCCAGCAAGCTTGGACCACCATCAACAAGGACGGCTTCTCCCTCCTCAAGCTCAGGGACTGGG ACCTCTGCCTCGACGTTACCGACGGCAACttcgccgacggcaccgagctCCAGGTTTGGACCTGCTACGACTACAGCGGCGACTACAGCCCCAACCAGCGCTGGCAGGTCCCCCTTGCCCA ATGGGAGTTCGAGGGGGGTTTGGGGGGCTCCCGGTCGACAAACACTATCCCATCTCACCTCACCTCGACAACCTGGTACGTAGCTGAACCCCATCACTATATAATCTACTTGTAA
- the FRE2_0 gene encoding Ferric/cupric reductase transmembrane component 2, with amino-acid sequence MSLYARANATVAATGTAVKNATASAAKTTTTALTKAQKLQRTAHRIDGAIYKWYVIAGVVFALSAVYVLGLLRALVIRRRVAAKRKAGATPTYGTTKAGGLTTAPRALKALYDNAAYVRVLPLYLYQRTTLAEAFWTIAYIGVCLGFGFWGSIFRNLPLDIANPMGLISMSQIPLVVGLASRNNVLSYLTGIGYEKLNFLHRTAARVMVLSVALHALTWAHRGLPTDNNIHSDVFKWGVSAGSCLLVVFLTSFAIVRRVAYEAFLFIHIVFVLMFLVAVYHHYEPYNYWVWPGLFLWGLDRFVGFARLVLVNKLWFRSNSTIELVDTDVLRVTVNRPLLRWSPGQHAFLTMPQVAGLRYEQHPFTIANVPDGTGNAVFLLRAQNGFTRRLVNKLADDVSTSINTYVEGPYGISHDMNHYDSVLLVAGGTGVTFALSHLLSIIKAGREGKTAVSHVRLVWNVRDASHARWIAPLLNDAIAAGAGGVSVSIDFYITRSEASGEPEEKGHTADRDPAPDATDSPATTSPSGSSTGVDQEEEKPSASDKLMLAAGLNAAAATVAHFHNGRSHLEHILREDVDASAVDAAGVHVAVCGPTSLALDTRRAVCKVNSSVAVLRGQNPVTFYSETFGW; translated from the exons ATGTCACTCTACGCCCGCGCAAACGCAACGGTAGCGGCCACCGGTACCGCCGTCAAGAACGCGACCGCCAGCGCAGCCAAGACCACCACAACAGCACTCACCAAGGCGCAGAAGCTCCAGCGCACAGCCCACAGGATTGATGGCGCTATCTACAAGTGGTACGTGATCGCCGGGGTCGTCTTCGCCCTGTCGGCCGTctacgtcctcggcctgctccgcgcgctcgtcatccgccgccgcgtcgccgcgaagcgcaaggccggcgccacgccgacctACGGCACCACCAAGGCTGGCGGCCtcaccaccgcgccgcgcgccctcAAGGCGCTGTACGACAACGCGGCGTACGTCCGCGTTCTCCCCCTCTACCTCTACCAGCGcaccacgctcgccgaggccttCTGGACCATCGCGTACATTGGCGTCtgcctcggcttcggcttctgGGGGAGCATCTTCAGAAACCTCCCGCTGGATATCGCCAACCCCATGGGCCTGATT TCCATGTCTCAGATCCCCCTCGTCGTAGGCCTCGCATCACGTAACAACGTCCTGTCATACCTCACGGGCATCGGCTACGAGAAGCTCAACTTCCtgcaccgcaccgccgcgcgcgtcatgGTGCTCAgcgtcgcgctgcacgcgctcACTTGGGCGCACAGAGGCCTGCCAACGGACAACAATATCCACTCGGACGTGTTCAAgtggggcgtgagcgccgGCTCGTGCCTGCTTGTTGTCTTCCTGACGTCGTTCGCCatcgtgcgccgcgtcgcgtaCGAGGCCTTCCTCTTCATCCACATCGTGTTCGTCCTCATGTTCCTCGTTGCAGTCTACCACCACTACGAGCCCTACAACTACTGGGTGTGGCCTGGTCTCTTCCTCTGGGGCCTCGACCGCTTCGTCGGCTTTGcgcgcctcgtgctcgtcaacAAGCTGTGGTTCCGCAGCAACTCGAcgatcgagctcgtcgacaccgacGTCCTCCGCGTCACCGTCAACCGCCCCCTGCTGCGCTGGAGCCCGGGCCAGCACGCGTTCCTCACCATGCCCCAGGTCGCCGGGCTGCGCTACGAGCAGCACCCCTTCACCATTGCCAATGTCCCGGACGGCACCGGCAACGCCGTGTTCCTCCTCCGTGCGCAGAACGGCTTTACCCGCCGCCTGGTCAACAAGCTCGCCGATGACGTGTCCACCAGCATAAACACGTACGTCGAGGGCCCGTACGGAATCAGCCACGACATGAACCACTACGACTcggtgctcctcgtcgccggcggcaccggcgtgACCTTTGCCCTGTCGCATCTGCTGTCCATCATCAAGGCTGGCCGCGAGGGCAAGACGGCCGTGTCCCACGTCCGCCTGGTGTGGAACGTCCGCGATGCGTCCCACGCGCGCTGGATTGCCCCCCTCCTCAACGACGCGatcgctgccggcgccggcggcgtgtccGTCTCCATCGACTTCTACATTACCCGTTCTGAGGCCtccggcgagcccgaggagaaGGGACACACGGCCGACAGAGACCCTGCCCCTGACgcgaccgactcgcccgCCACCACGTCCCCTTCGGGCTCGAGCACCGGCGTTGACCAGGAAGAAGAGAAGCCCAGCGCCTCTGACAAGCTCATGCTTGCCGCGGGTCTGAACGCCGCGGCTGCTACCGTCGCGCACTTCCACAACGGCCGCAGCCACCTCGAGCACATCCTCCGtgaggacgtcgacgcgtcggctgtcgacgctgccggcgtcCACGTCGCTGTCTGTGGTCCCACCTCGCTCGCACTCGacacccgccgcgccgtgtgCAAGGTTAACTCGTCGgtcgccgtcctccgcgGCCAGAACCCAGTCACGTTCTACTCGGAGACCTTTGGCTGGTAG